A single region of the Schizosaccharomyces osmophilus chromosome 3, complete sequence genome encodes:
- the stp1 gene encoding protein tyrosine phosphatase Stp1 — translation MSLKISVLFVCLGNICRSPMAEAVFRDEVQKAGVSDHFDIIDSCGTGAWHVGNLPDPRTVDVLTANGIYTEHLARKLKLTDFKKFDYVFAMDRSNLQNIKRVCPSDAKTQVALFGDYGSTGVSKIVEDPYYGGDDGFQLCYEQLVDFSRNFIQKVVR, via the coding sequence ATGTCTTTAAAAATATCCGTTCTTTTTGTCTGCTTGGGCAATATCTGCAGAAGTCCAATGGCGGAAGCCGTCTTTCGAGACGAAGTGCAAAAGGCAGGCGTGAGCGATCATTTTGATATTATTGACAGTTGTGGTACGGGAGCATGGCACGTAGGCAACTTGCCTGATCCTCGTACGGTGGATGTGTTGACTGCAAATGGAATCTATACGGAACATTTGGCGCGAAAATTAAAACTGAcagatttcaaaaagtttgacTACGTATTCGCGATGGACCGATCGAACCTGCAAAACATCAAACGGGTGTGCCCAAGTGATGCGAAGACTCAAGTTGCATTGTTTGGAGACTATGGCAGCACAGGCGTCTCTAAGATCGTAGAGGATCCTTATTATGGAGGAGATGATGGATTCCAATTATGCTATGAGCAATTGGTagatttttcaagaaacTTTATTCAAAAGGTGGTTAGATAA
- a CDS encoding NADH-dependent flavin oxidoreductase (predicted): MHSWRSLSSLGRHRHRHPFPFPSTTLLPSRSSSNSSPYSHADFRAFMRHFAQPVVILSSGFPNGQQAAMTASSFTPVSLSPNPIVSFNLKVPSRTASAILQSQRVVVHLLSSSILRHSQWASILSRPNHPTVFPSPSSLPPNLTSPPSPPAFTHHTLSPSEVSFSKEGIPHLLDSLGLLHCSILRSIPVQDHLLFLATVDRVEHGSIPLSQSGGLVYYNRQYCSVSPIQPSSPSTSTSCKKQSNQDDRP; encoded by the coding sequence ATGCATTCTTGGCGGTCCTTGTCGTCTCTAGGGCGTCATCGTCATCGTCATCCTTTCCCTTTCCCTTCTACCACCCTTCTCCCCTCTcgttcttcttccaacaGCTCGCCTTACTCCCATGCAGACTTCCGTGCTTTCATGCGCCACTTCGCCCAACCCGTCGTTATCCTTTCCAGCGGGTTTCCCAATGGTCAGCAAGCCGCCATGACCGCCTCTTCCTTTACCCCTGTTTCGCTTTCTCCAAATCCCATCGTCTCCTTCAATCTCAAGGTCCCTTCTCGAACCGCCTCTGCCATTCTCCAATCTCAACGCGTCGTCGTACACCTTCTTTCTAGCTCCATCCTTCGTCACTCTCAATGGGCCTCCATTCTTTCCCGACCGAATCATCCCACCGTCTTTCCTTCTCCATCTTCCCTTCCACCCAACCTAACCAGTCCTCCTTCGCCCCCCGCTTTCACACACCATACCCTCTCTCCATCCGAAGTTTCCTTTAGCAAAGAAGGCATCCCCCATCTTTTGGATAGTCTTGGTCTCTTGCATTGCTCCATTCTCCGCTCTATCCCCGTCCAAGATCATCTCTTGTTCCTTGCTACTGTCGACCGCGTCGAGCACGGTTCCATTCCCCTCTCCCAATCCGGTGGCCTCGTCTATTACAATCGACAATACTGTTCCGTTTCTCCCATCCAACCTTCTTCTCCCTCTACTTCTACTTCTTGCAAGAAACAATCGAATCAAGACGACCGGCCTTGA